From the genome of Streptomyces sp. NBC_01260, one region includes:
- a CDS encoding FG-GAP-like repeat-containing protein, whose translation MLWIRRPDTHNARRTGRRHGARAAAPLAAALLVAGGLTVVSLTPGVAHAAGGRAAPAEDFNGDGYADLVTAAPGATVSGKAQAGYVAVTYGSANGIDPAHKTLVNRSTSGVPGSATAKQRFGDTFSKGDLDGDGYSDLVIGSAQGATGSVVVWGSPSGLTGGTAIAGYGRTPQVGDFDGDGKADLALFGDAEVEGDDPVQQSANLWKGPISRTGKPTARLDFLDRSQWWGYNNDDDGCATDDSCVDGPHSLSGPVTAEAVGDVNGDHRDDIAVWAYEGDGVWGNSVLLGGAGGFKRSGTIGGIGSVGGAGATGIGDVDGDGYGDVVIGSGKGTSKVTVVYGSASGPSSRRVKTFDQSLPGFPGTQEKGDHVGSCVSVADVTGDGRAEIALGIDGEDFGGLADAGSFALLHGTASGVTGEGSQVMHQNTSGVPGVAEANDKFGAACALLDVNGDGHRDLAVSSTAENASAGAVWTLDGTAKGLTTKHAKAFGPGDVGGPATKALFGSFLR comes from the coding sequence ATGCTCTGGATACGACGCCCTGACACCCACAATGCGCGACGGACCGGCAGACGGCATGGCGCCCGTGCGGCAGCGCCGCTGGCCGCAGCGCTCCTGGTCGCGGGCGGTCTGACCGTTGTATCGCTCACCCCCGGGGTAGCTCACGCGGCCGGGGGCCGCGCGGCGCCGGCGGAGGATTTCAACGGCGACGGCTACGCGGACCTCGTCACGGCAGCCCCTGGCGCGACTGTCTCCGGCAAGGCGCAGGCGGGCTATGTGGCGGTGACGTACGGCTCGGCGAACGGCATTGATCCCGCGCACAAGACGCTCGTGAACCGCTCGACGAGCGGAGTGCCCGGGTCGGCCACCGCGAAACAGCGGTTCGGGGACACCTTCAGCAAGGGTGACCTCGACGGCGACGGCTACAGCGACCTCGTGATCGGTTCCGCCCAGGGGGCCACGGGCAGCGTCGTCGTATGGGGTTCGCCCTCGGGGCTCACCGGCGGCACCGCCATCGCCGGTTACGGACGGACCCCGCAGGTGGGCGACTTCGACGGTGACGGGAAGGCCGATCTGGCGCTGTTCGGTGACGCCGAGGTAGAAGGCGACGACCCCGTGCAGCAGTCGGCGAACCTGTGGAAGGGGCCCATCTCGCGCACGGGCAAGCCGACCGCGCGGCTCGACTTCCTGGACCGGTCCCAGTGGTGGGGCTACAACAACGACGACGACGGCTGCGCGACGGACGACTCGTGCGTGGACGGCCCCCACTCACTCAGTGGGCCCGTCACCGCCGAGGCGGTCGGTGACGTCAACGGCGACCACCGCGACGACATCGCCGTCTGGGCCTACGAGGGCGACGGTGTGTGGGGCAACAGCGTCCTGCTCGGTGGCGCCGGCGGCTTCAAGAGGTCCGGCACGATCGGAGGCATCGGCTCCGTGGGCGGCGCCGGGGCCACCGGAATCGGCGACGTGGACGGCGACGGCTACGGCGACGTGGTGATCGGCAGCGGCAAGGGCACCAGCAAGGTCACCGTCGTGTACGGCTCGGCCTCCGGCCCCTCGTCCAGGCGCGTGAAGACCTTCGACCAGTCGTTGCCCGGATTCCCCGGAACGCAGGAGAAGGGTGACCACGTCGGCTCGTGCGTCTCGGTCGCCGACGTGACCGGGGACGGGCGCGCGGAGATCGCCCTCGGCATCGACGGCGAGGACTTCGGCGGTCTGGCCGACGCGGGCTCGTTCGCGCTGCTCCACGGCACCGCTTCCGGGGTCACCGGTGAGGGCAGCCAGGTCATGCACCAGAACACCTCCGGCGTGCCCGGTGTCGCCGAGGCGAACGACAAGTTCGGGGCGGCCTGCGCGCTCCTTGACGTCAACGGCGACGGCCACCGCGACCTCGCGGTCTCCTCGACTGCGGAGAACGCCTCGGCCGGAGCGGTATGGACCCTCGACGGCACCGCCAAGGGCCTGACGACGAAGCACGCGAAGGCCTTCGGCCCCGGCGATGTCGGGGGCCCGGCGACCAAGGCGCTGTTCGGCAGCTTCCTGCGCTGA
- a CDS encoding sigma-70 family RNA polymerase sigma factor → MSEYRNRTRQGTDPMTQQLPDLSFTAFHQMNRPRYIHYAETFLHNRHDAEEAIDSAFEQLLRTWDKVLLVENPSGYAWTVMRNKVNDHSRARRRRPPLLDDEAFNTFALRDAVDPYGQITESLALMRAMRQLTVRQLDVMVMTYLHGLNAPEVADVLGITSATVRSTVRHATRRLRDILGPDRAMEGRR, encoded by the coding sequence GTGAGCGAGTACCGAAACCGCACCCGTCAGGGCACCGATCCGATGACCCAACAGCTCCCCGACCTCTCCTTCACCGCCTTCCACCAGATGAACCGGCCGCGCTACATCCACTACGCCGAGACGTTCCTCCACAACCGCCATGACGCCGAAGAGGCGATCGACAGCGCCTTCGAGCAGCTCCTGCGCACCTGGGACAAAGTCCTGCTCGTCGAGAACCCCTCCGGCTACGCCTGGACCGTCATGCGCAACAAGGTCAACGATCACAGCCGCGCGCGCAGGCGCCGGCCCCCGCTGCTCGACGACGAGGCCTTCAACACCTTCGCCCTGCGCGACGCCGTGGATCCGTACGGACAGATCACCGAGTCCCTCGCCCTCATGAGGGCCATGCGTCAGCTCACCGTGCGTCAGCTCGACGTCATGGTGATGACCTACCTCCATGGACTGAACGCACCCGAAGTCGCCGACGTCCTCGGTATCACCAGCGCTACCGTCCGCTCCACGGTCCGCCACGCGACGCGCCGGCTGCGGGACATCCTGGGACCCGACCGCGCCATGGAAGGACGACGATGA
- a CDS encoding carbohydrate kinase family protein, with the protein MLNRIDLLVIGECVADIVRLPGAADQVHPGGSPANVAYGLARLGHGVTLLTQLGPDADGRQIRDHLAGAGVEVRTDGATAPTPSAAVTLDGAGQAAYTFEITWTLGPVSLEQPPRHVHTGSIAAVMEPGATAVVAAVDALRTAATVSYDPNVRPELMGDHAAAVRKVERCVALSDVVKASDEDLEWLYPGQEPGQVAERWLATGPAVVLVTRGGDGALAVLPDGRVAVEAPPVDVADTVGAGDAFMSGTLHALAARGLLGADGRERLRSLDRATVTDVLRHAAASAAVTVSRAGANPPDAAELANALGRIGGPRRG; encoded by the coding sequence ATGCTCAACAGAATCGACCTGCTGGTCATCGGTGAATGCGTCGCCGACATCGTCCGGCTGCCGGGTGCGGCCGACCAGGTCCACCCGGGAGGCAGCCCGGCCAACGTCGCATACGGCCTGGCCAGGCTCGGGCACGGCGTGACCCTGCTCACCCAGCTCGGCCCGGACGCCGACGGGCGGCAGATCCGCGACCATCTGGCCGGTGCCGGGGTCGAGGTGCGCACCGACGGTGCCACGGCCCCGACCCCGTCCGCCGCCGTCACCCTGGACGGCGCCGGGCAGGCCGCGTACACCTTCGAGATCACCTGGACGCTCGGCCCGGTGTCCTTGGAGCAGCCGCCCCGGCACGTCCACACCGGGTCGATCGCCGCCGTGATGGAACCGGGGGCGACCGCGGTCGTCGCTGCCGTCGACGCGCTCCGGACGGCCGCGACCGTCAGCTACGACCCCAATGTGCGCCCGGAACTGATGGGGGACCATGCGGCCGCCGTCCGCAAGGTCGAGCGCTGTGTCGCGCTCAGCGATGTGGTCAAGGCGAGTGACGAGGACCTGGAATGGCTCTACCCGGGTCAGGAGCCGGGGCAGGTCGCCGAGCGGTGGCTCGCCACCGGCCCGGCCGTCGTCCTGGTCACCCGGGGCGGCGACGGGGCCTTGGCGGTGCTGCCCGACGGCCGGGTCGCGGTCGAAGCGCCGCCCGTGGACGTCGCCGACACGGTGGGGGCGGGGGATGCCTTCATGTCGGGCACCCTGCACGCGCTCGCCGCGCGCGGACTGCTCGGCGCGGACGGCCGGGAACGGCTCCGTTCACTGGACCGGGCCACCGTCACCGATGTCCTGCGCCACGCGGCAGCGTCGGCGGCCGTGACCGTGTCCAGGGCCGGAGCCAACCCGCCCGACGCGGCGGAACTGGCCAATGCGCTCGGCCGGATCGGCGGGCCCCGGCGGGGCTGA